A window of the Cyanobacterium sp. T60_A2020_053 genome harbors these coding sequences:
- a CDS encoding form I ribulose bisphosphate carboxylase large subunit, whose protein sequence is MAQAGFKAGVQDYRLTYYTPDYTPKDTDLLACFRMTPQAGVPPEECAAAVAAESSTGTWTTVWTDGLTDLDRYKGRCYNIEPVAGEDNQYFVFVAYPMDLFEEGSITNVLTSLVGNVFGFKALRALRLEDIRFPVALIKTYQGPPHGITVERDLLNKYGRPLLGCTIKPKLGLSAKNYGRAVYECLRGGLDFTKDDENINSQPFMRWRDRFLFVQEAVKKAQGETNEIKGHYLNVTAGTCEEMLKRAEFAKSVGAPIIMHDFFTGGFTANTTLAKWCRDNGILLHIHRAMHAVVDRQKNHGIHFRVLAKCLRLSGGDHLHSGTVVGKLEGDRAVTLGFVDLMREDYVEEDRSRGVFFTQDYASLPGVMPVASGGIHVWHMPALVEIFGDDSCLQFGGGTLGHPWGNAPGATANRVALEACVQARNEGRSLAREGNDVLREAGRWSPELAAALELWKEIKFEFDTVDTL, encoded by the coding sequence ATGGCGCAAGCTGGATTTAAAGCTGGTGTTCAGGACTATCGTTTAACTTACTATACCCCTGACTACACCCCCAAGGATACGGACTTACTCGCTTGTTTCAGAATGACTCCCCAAGCAGGAGTTCCCCCCGAAGAGTGTGCAGCAGCAGTAGCAGCGGAATCTTCTACTGGTACTTGGACTACCGTATGGACTGACGGTTTAACCGATTTAGACCGTTACAAAGGCCGTTGTTACAATATTGAACCTGTAGCGGGTGAAGATAATCAATACTTTGTGTTTGTGGCTTACCCCATGGACTTATTTGAAGAAGGATCAATCACCAACGTTTTAACCTCTTTAGTCGGTAACGTATTTGGTTTCAAAGCCTTACGCGCCCTCCGTTTAGAGGATATTCGTTTCCCCGTTGCTTTAATCAAAACTTACCAAGGACCTCCCCACGGTATTACCGTTGAGCGTGACTTATTAAACAAATACGGTCGTCCTTTATTAGGTTGCACCATTAAACCTAAACTAGGTTTATCTGCTAAAAACTACGGTCGTGCGGTTTATGAATGTCTCCGTGGTGGTTTAGACTTCACCAAAGATGACGAAAACATCAACTCTCAACCCTTCATGCGTTGGAGAGACCGTTTCTTATTCGTTCAAGAAGCTGTAAAGAAAGCACAAGGTGAAACTAACGAAATTAAAGGTCACTATCTCAACGTTACTGCGGGTACTTGCGAAGAAATGCTCAAACGGGCTGAATTTGCTAAGTCGGTGGGCGCCCCCATCATTATGCACGATTTCTTCACTGGTGGTTTTACCGCCAACACTACCCTAGCTAAATGGTGTCGTGACAACGGTATCTTATTACACATTCACCGAGCCATGCACGCTGTAGTTGACCGTCAAAAAAACCATGGTATTCACTTCCGTGTTTTAGCCAAGTGTCTTCGTCTTTCTGGTGGTGACCACTTACACTCTGGTACTGTAGTTGGTAAATTGGAAGGAGATCGCGCTGTAACTTTAGGTTTCGTTGACTTAATGCGTGAAGACTATGTAGAAGAAGATCGCTCTCGTGGTGTATTCTTCACTCAAGATTATGCTTCTTTACCCGGTGTAATGCCCGTGGCTTCTGGTGGTATTCACGTTTGGCATATGCCAGCCCTTGTGGAAATCTTCGGTGATGATTCTTGTTTACAATTCGGTGGTGGTACTCTCGGACACCCTTGGGGTAATGCACCGGGTGCAACCGCTAACCGTGTAGCTTTAGAAGCCTGTGTTCAAGCTCGTAACGAAGGTCGTTCCCTAGCGCGCGAAGGTAATGATGTACTTCGTGAGGCTGGACGTTGGAGCCCTGAGTTAGCCGCAGCTCTTGAACTTTGGAAAGAAATTAAATTCGAGTTCGATACCGTTGATACTCTCTAA
- a CDS encoding chaperonin family protein RbcX has translation MTYKQVVKDTARVVQNYLTYQAVKLIIEQLTETNPGLAIWLREFSARTPFQDSDNYINEMMKENKELVLRILTVRKEIAKKTLEFLPELVQTNIEQSNMEHRRYLLERLTQTNSSSEDEINQDTKSNQPDNKEE, from the coding sequence ATGACTTATAAACAAGTCGTTAAAGATACGGCGCGGGTAGTGCAAAATTATCTAACCTATCAAGCCGTCAAGCTGATCATCGAACAGTTAACAGAAACTAACCCGGGTTTAGCCATTTGGCTGAGAGAATTTTCAGCGCGCACCCCCTTCCAAGACAGCGATAACTATATCAATGAAATGATGAAGGAAAATAAAGAGTTAGTGTTACGAATTTTGACGGTAAGGAAAGAAATCGCCAAGAAAACCCTAGAGTTTTTGCCTGAGTTAGTGCAAACCAACATTGAGCAATCAAATATGGAACACCGCCGTTATCTTTTAGAGCGTTTAACTCAAACTAATTCATCTTCTGAAGATGAAATTAACCAAGACACAAAATCTAATCAACCAGACAACAAGGAAGAATAA
- a CDS encoding ribulose bisphosphate carboxylase small subunit has protein sequence MQTLAKERRYETLSYLPPLTDQQIVKQVQYLLDQGFIPAVEFEKDPLPTDHHWTLWKLPLFNAVSPQEVLNEVRECKGQYSDSFIRVIAFDNLRQCQTVSFIVHKPNSTRF, from the coding sequence ATGCAAACTTTAGCTAAAGAGCGTCGTTACGAAACACTCTCCTACTTACCTCCTTTAACAGATCAGCAAATCGTCAAACAAGTACAATATTTATTAGACCAAGGATTTATTCCTGCGGTAGAATTTGAAAAAGACCCTTTACCTACCGATCACCACTGGACTTTGTGGAAATTACCTTTATTTAATGCCGTTTCTCCCCAAGAAGTATTAAATGAAGTGCGCGAGTGTAAAGGTCAATACTCTGACTCTTTTATTCGAGTTATTGCTTTTGATAACCTCAGACAGTGTCAGACTGTGAGCTTTATTGTTCACAAACCTAACTCTACCCGTTTCTAA
- a CDS encoding BMC domain-containing protein — MSIAVGMIETKGFPAVVEAADSMVKAARVTLVGYEKIGSGRVTVIIRGDVSEVQASIAAGIECANRVNGGEVLSTHIIARPHENLEYVLPIRYTEEVEQFRSY; from the coding sequence ATGTCCATTGCAGTAGGAATGATAGAAACCAAAGGGTTTCCAGCCGTAGTAGAAGCGGCAGACTCTATGGTAAAAGCAGCGCGCGTCACCCTAGTGGGTTACGAAAAAATTGGTAGCGGTCGTGTTACTGTGATCATCAGAGGTGATGTATCAGAAGTACAAGCATCCATCGCCGCTGGCATTGAGTGCGCTAATCGTGTCAATGGTGGAGAAGTGCTTTCTACCCATATCATTGCGCGCCCCCACGAAAACCTTGAATATGTACTGCCTATTCGCTATACCGAAGAAGTAGAACAATTTAGAAGTTACTAA
- a CDS encoding BMC domain-containing protein: MSIAVGMIETLGFPAVVEAADSMVKAARVTLVGYEKIGSGRVTVIVRGDVSEVQASIAAGIEGANRVNGGQVLSTHIIARPHENLEYVLPIRYTEEVEQFRSY, from the coding sequence ATGTCCATTGCAGTAGGAATGATAGAAACCTTAGGGTTTCCAGCCGTAGTAGAAGCGGCAGACTCTATGGTAAAAGCAGCGCGCGTCACCCTAGTGGGTTACGAAAAAATTGGTAGCGGTCGTGTTACGGTTATTGTGCGTGGGGATGTATCAGAAGTACAAGCATCCATCGCCGCTGGGATTGAGGGCGCTAATCGTGTTAACGGTGGTCAAGTGCTTTCTACCCATATTATCGCTCGTCCTCACGAAAACCTCGAATACGTCTTACCTATTCGTTATACCGAAGAAGTAGAACAGTTCCGTAGTTATTAA
- a CDS encoding carbon dioxide-concentrating mechanism protein CcmK yields MSIAVGMIETLGFPAVVEAADAMVKAARVTLVGYEKIGSGRVTVIVRGDVSEVQASISAGIENVKRVNGGQVLSHHIIARPHENLEYVLPIRYTEEVEQFRESINPRPLRRP; encoded by the coding sequence ATGTCAATAGCAGTAGGAATGATTGAAACCTTGGGGTTTCCAGCCGTAGTAGAAGCCGCCGATGCCATGGTAAAAGCAGCGCGCGTCACCCTAGTGGGTTACGAAAAAATTGGTAGCGGTCGTGTTACGGTTATCGTGCGTGGGGATGTATCAGAAGTACAAGCCTCTATTTCCGCAGGCATTGAAAACGTGAAACGAGTTAATGGTGGTCAGGTGTTATCTCACCATATCATCGCTCGTCCTCACGAAAACCTCGAATATGTACTGCCTATTCGTTACACCGAAGAAGTAGAACAGTTCAGAGAAAGTATCAACCCTCGTCCTTTACGCAGACCATAA
- a CDS encoding EutN/CcmL family microcompartment protein: MQIAQVCGTVVSNHKSRTLTGVKLLLVQLIDADGHLLPTYEVAGDIVGAGLGEWVLITRGSAARKESGQEDRPVDAMVVGIIDTVTVASGKLYSKKDEERMY; encoded by the coding sequence GTGCAAATAGCCCAAGTATGCGGTACTGTGGTCAGTAATCATAAATCCCGCACCCTCACGGGGGTAAAACTGTTATTAGTTCAGTTAATCGATGCTGATGGTCATCTTCTGCCTACTTATGAAGTAGCTGGAGATATTGTAGGCGCTGGATTAGGGGAGTGGGTACTGATTACTAGAGGTAGTGCCGCGCGGAAGGAAAGTGGACAAGAAGATCGCCCCGTAGATGCCATGGTTGTAGGTATTATTGATACGGTGACGGTAGCATCTGGTAAGCTATACAGCAAAAAAGATGAAGAAAGAATGTATTAA
- a CDS encoding ribulose bisphosphate carboxylase small subunit — protein sequence MRVPKMAAPPTPWSKDLAEPRVDDTAYVHSFSNLIGDVTVGSHVMIAPGTSIRADEGTPFYIGNDSNIQDGVVIHGLEKGRVRGDDGKDYSVWIGNETCITHLSLIHGPAYVGNNCFIGFRSTVFNARVGDGCIIMMHVLIQDVEIPPGKYIPSGAIITNQQQADRLPDVQPEDREFASHVVHINEALAEGYLCAQDNACLTKFKTESSSTSSHHNNKNNHSYQSPTDMSLNTDIVNQVRSLLRQGYKIGVEYASARRFKTKSWLTGSIHATQENQVLAELEGFLHQHQGEYVRLVGADNQAKTRVAEVIIQRPSDTPGQPTSINITSASPVLNGKKVVSVTTGGGDDITGQVRNLIQNGYQIGVEHADVRRFKSKSWLTAPSITTNSPNEAIKILQGYLQEFAGEYVRMIGVDPVAKVRLSQTIIQRPGETATTSGNGSYSAPRPSNGGSVSSSLSADALQQVKALLAQGYKIGTEHATVRRFKSKSWQSCSPINSTNEREVISALEGCMRDHTGEYVRLIGIDTNAKRRVLEMMIQRPGDTPTAQTVTTPSDSSNVAVSNGRNGHTVSSRLGDEVISQLRSLLSQGYKIGTEHADLRRFKSKSWQSCSPIQATREPEVISALEACLKDHDGEYVRLIGIDSNAKRRVLEKIIQRP from the coding sequence ATGCGCGTCCCAAAAATGGCAGCTCCTCCTACTCCTTGGTCAAAAGATTTGGCTGAACCGAGGGTGGATGATACTGCCTATGTTCACTCTTTTTCTAATCTCATTGGTGATGTAACGGTAGGTTCTCATGTAATGATCGCTCCGGGTACATCTATTCGTGCTGATGAAGGTACACCATTTTATATCGGTAATGATAGCAATATTCAAGATGGAGTGGTGATCCACGGTTTGGAAAAAGGTCGAGTTAGGGGTGACGATGGCAAGGATTACTCAGTATGGATCGGTAATGAAACTTGTATTACTCACTTATCTCTGATTCATGGACCAGCTTATGTGGGCAATAATTGTTTTATTGGTTTCCGCTCTACAGTTTTTAATGCACGGGTGGGTGATGGGTGTATCATCATGATGCACGTTTTGATTCAAGACGTGGAAATTCCGCCGGGTAAGTATATTCCTTCCGGGGCAATTATCACAAATCAGCAACAGGCTGATCGTCTTCCTGATGTACAACCAGAAGATCGGGAGTTTGCTTCCCATGTGGTTCATATTAATGAAGCTCTCGCCGAGGGTTATCTCTGCGCTCAGGATAATGCTTGTTTAACTAAATTTAAAACTGAGAGTAGTTCTACTTCGTCTCATCATAATAATAAAAATAATCATAGTTATCAATCCCCAACTGATATGAGTTTAAATACAGATATAGTAAATCAGGTTCGTTCTTTACTCCGTCAAGGTTATAAAATAGGCGTAGAATATGCCAGCGCCCGTCGCTTTAAAACTAAATCTTGGTTAACGGGTTCTATTCATGCTACCCAAGAAAATCAAGTTTTAGCTGAATTAGAAGGTTTCTTGCACCAACATCAGGGAGAGTATGTGCGTTTGGTGGGCGCTGATAATCAAGCTAAAACTAGAGTGGCGGAAGTTATTATCCAGCGCCCTTCAGACACGCCGGGACAACCCACTAGTATTAATATCACTTCGGCTTCTCCTGTTTTAAATGGCAAAAAGGTTGTTTCTGTTACCACAGGTGGTGGTGATGATATTACGGGACAAGTACGCAATTTGATTCAAAATGGTTATCAAATCGGTGTTGAACACGCTGACGTGCGCCGTTTTAAATCTAAGTCTTGGTTAACTGCGCCGAGTATTACCACTAATTCCCCTAACGAAGCCATTAAAATTTTACAAGGCTATTTACAAGAATTTGCCGGGGAATATGTTCGTATGATTGGAGTTGATCCAGTAGCGAAAGTCAGACTTTCTCAAACCATTATCCAGCGCCCGGGAGAAACCGCCACGACTTCTGGTAATGGTAGTTACAGCGCCCCTCGCCCTAGTAATGGCGGATCGGTTAGTAGTAGTTTGAGTGCTGATGCTTTACAACAGGTAAAAGCCTTGTTAGCTCAGGGTTATAAAATCGGTACTGAACACGCTACCGTGCGCCGTTTTAAATCTAAATCTTGGCAAAGTTGTTCTCCTATTAATAGCACTAACGAAAGGGAAGTTATTAGCGCCCTTGAGGGTTGTATGCGAGATCATACTGGGGAGTATGTACGCCTTATTGGTATTGATACCAATGCCAAGCGCCGAGTTTTAGAAATGATGATTCAGCGTCCGGGAGATACCCCCACCGCTCAAACTGTTACTACTCCTAGTGATAGCAGTAATGTGGCAGTAAGTAATGGTCGTAATGGTCATACTGTTAGCAGTCGTTTAGGAGATGAGGTCATTAGCCAATTACGTTCTTTATTATCTCAAGGTTACAAGATTGGGACTGAACACGCTGACCTGCGCCGTTTTAAATCTAAATCTTGGCAAAGCTGTTCCCCTATTCAAGCCACCCGTGAACCTGAGGT